The Suncus etruscus isolate mSunEtr1 chromosome 14, mSunEtr1.pri.cur, whole genome shotgun sequence genome contains a region encoding:
- the TAF7 gene encoding transcription initiation factor TFIID subunit 7: protein MSKSKDDAPHELESQFILRLPPEYASTVRRAVQSGHVNLKDRLTIELHPDGRHGIVRVDRVPLASKLVDLPCIMESLKTIDKKTFYKTADICQMLVSTVDGDLYPPVEEPVATTDPKASKKKDKDKEKKFIWNHGITLPLKNVRKRRFRKTAKKKYIESPDVEKEVKRLLSTDAEAVSTRWEIIAEDETKETENQGLDISSPGMSGHRQGHDSLEHDELREIFNDLSSSSEDEDETQHQDEEDINIIDTEEDLERQLQDKLNESDEQHHENEGTNQLVMGIQKQIDNMKDKLQETQDRAKRQEDLIMKVENLALKNRFQAVLDELKQKEDREKEQLSSLQEELESLLEK, encoded by the coding sequence ATGAGTAAAAGCAAAGATGATGCACCCCACGAACTAGAGAGCCAGTTTATCTTACGTCTACCTCCGGAATATGCTTCAACAGTAAGGCGGGCTGTGCAGTCTGGACACGTCAACCTGAAGGACAGGCTGACAATTGAGTTACACCCTGATGGACGTCATGGAATTGTAAGAGTGGACCGTGTTCCATTGGCCTCAAAATTGGTAGATCTGCCCTGTATTATGGAAAGCTTGAAAACCATTGATAAAAAAACCTTTTACAAGACTGCTGATATCTGCCAGATGCTTGTATCCACAGTGGATGGTGATCTGTATCCTCCTGTTGAGGAACCAGTTGCTACTACTGATCccaaagcaagcaagaaaaaggataaggacaaagaaaaaaagttcatATGGAATCATGGAATTACTCTGCCTCTAAAAAATGTCAGGAAAAGAAGATTCCGAAAgacagcaaagaagaaatatattgaaTCACCAGACGTAGAGAAAGAAGTTAAGCGATTGCTTAGTACAGATGCTGAAGCTGTCAGTACTCGTTGGGAAATAATTGCTGAagatgaaacaaaagaaacagaaaatcaaGGCCTTGATATCTCTTCTCCAGGAATGTCTGGCCACAGACAGGGCCATGATTCATTAGAACACGATGAGCTGAGGGAGATTTTCAATGACCTCAGTAGCAGCAGTGAAGATGAAGATGAGACACAACATCAAGATGAAGAAGATATAAACATTATTGACACTGAGGAAGATTTAGAAAGACAGCTTCAGGACAAGCTAAATGAATCAGATGAACAGCATCATGAAAATGAGGGAACTAATCAGCTGGTTATGGGAATTCAGAAACAGATTGATAACATGAAAGATAAGCTCCAAGAGACTCAAGACAGAGCAAAACGACAGGAGGATCTCATCATGAAAGTGGAAAACCTGGCTCTCAAGAACAGGTTTCAAGCTGTGCTGGATGAACTCAAACAAAAGGAAGACCGAGAGAAGGAGCAGCTCAGCTCTTTGCAAGAAGAATTAGAGTCACTTCTAGAAAAGTGA